One part of the Methylobacterium mesophilicum SR1.6/6 genome encodes these proteins:
- the cyoC gene encoding cytochrome o ubiquinol oxidase subunit III produces MMHAETAPPGAAAPVFYQIDEEGHHSEGSTMLGFWLYLMSDCLIFATLFATYGVLGRSYAAGPTPKDLFDLQGIAVNTAMLLFSSITYGFAMLEMDRDRIRQTQIWLAVTGLFGAAFVALEIREFVHLFHEGAPPWRSAFLSSFYTLVSTHGLHVSMGILWLVVLMVQVGRHGLIVENKRRLMCLSMFWHFLDLIWIGVFTVVYLMGVLE; encoded by the coding sequence ATGATGCACGCAGAGACCGCACCTCCCGGCGCCGCGGCGCCGGTCTTCTACCAGATCGACGAGGAGGGCCATCATTCCGAGGGCTCGACCATGCTCGGGTTCTGGCTCTACCTGATGAGCGACTGCCTCATCTTCGCGACCCTGTTCGCGACCTACGGGGTGCTCGGGCGGAGCTACGCGGCCGGCCCTACCCCGAAGGACCTGTTCGACCTGCAGGGCATCGCTGTGAACACCGCCATGCTGCTGTTCTCGTCCATCACCTACGGCTTCGCCATGCTGGAGATGGACCGGGACCGGATCCGGCAGACGCAGATCTGGCTGGCGGTGACCGGCCTGTTCGGCGCCGCCTTCGTGGCGCTCGAGATCCGGGAATTCGTCCACCTGTTCCACGAGGGCGCGCCGCCCTGGCGCAGCGCCTTCCTGTCCTCGTTCTACACCCTGGTCTCGACCCACGGCCTGCACGTCTCGATGGGCATCCTGTGGCTGGTCGTGCTGATGGTGCAGGTGGGCAGGCACGGGCTGATCGTCGAGAACAAGCGCCGGCTGATGTGCCTGTCGATGTTCTGGCACTTCCTCGACCTGATCTGGATCGGCGTCTTCACCGTCGTCTACCTGATGGGAGTGCTCGAATGA